From Nocardia sp. XZ_19_385, the proteins below share one genomic window:
- a CDS encoding MarR family winged helix-turn-helix transcriptional regulator codes for MHMQSTEPKRPELSDVSTAWSKVAGLASAVDANLDRWLADTYRVGLTEFRALSFVSQTSEKELRVNDLAQSVGLNQSSTTRLVSRLESKGYVRRDLCADDKRGVYAVITEEGEALVRSARSPYEDRITELLTEATAHFPGTETRQLGSALREIAALLTS; via the coding sequence ATGCACATGCAATCAACTGAGCCGAAGCGGCCGGAGCTGAGCGACGTCAGCACCGCCTGGTCGAAGGTTGCCGGGCTGGCCTCCGCCGTGGACGCGAACCTCGATCGGTGGCTTGCCGATACCTATCGCGTCGGGCTGACAGAGTTTCGTGCGCTGAGTTTCGTGAGCCAGACCTCCGAAAAGGAGCTGCGCGTCAACGATCTCGCGCAGAGCGTCGGCCTGAATCAGAGTTCGACGACGCGCTTGGTGAGCCGCCTGGAGTCGAAGGGGTATGTGCGCCGAGATCTCTGCGCGGACGATAAGCGCGGCGTCTATGCGGTCATCACCGAGGAAGGCGAGGCACTGGTCCGCAGCGCGCGATCCCCGTACGAGGATCGCATCACCGAACTCCTGACCGAGGCCACAGCACACTTCCCGGGCACCGAAACCAGGCAGCTCGGGTCGGCCTTGCGCGAGATTGCGGCGCTCCTCACTTCCTGA